GGGCCTCCACTCTAGGCCGAGGGAATGCCGGAGCCTGCCGTGTATGCCCTCGGCTAGGAACACCAGGTCGTATGTCCTGGTCTGGCCTCCTAGAGAGAGGCTGCCGTCGGGTTTGACCGATTCTACTCTGGTTTTCATGTAGATCTTAGCTCCGCCGGCCTCTGCCTCCCTCCTTAAATCCTCTTCCAGCTCTACCCTGTCGAGTTTTATCACGTCGTCAATGGTCTCTATTACACACTTGGAGGAGCCGGTTTCTAGAATGACACCCTTGTACCTGGATATTATATTCCTCTGCGCGGGTTCCCCTATCAGCTCGACTGTCCGGCTGGATACGAGGCCTGTACAGTGCTTTGGGAACCCGACCCTTGAATGCTCTTCGTAGAGGTCTACGTCGTAGCCTTTGGCAGCCAGCTTATACGCGAATAGTAGCCCCGCGAATCCCCCGCCTACCACTGCTATCTTCAAGCCAGGGCCTCCCTCAGAGTCCTTCCCAGCTCGACAAGACACTCCCTATCCATTGGTGATGACACTATGACTCCATCCATTAAGTCCTCCAGCCCGCTGACGAGGCGAGGTACTTCGCTGCAACCGCCTTTCCCTGCCACCAGGTAGAGGTATACTTTCTTGCCCGCCTCGTGGGCTTTATCAACAGTCATGGAGAGGAGGCCAGTGTTAGACCGGCTCCTCCAGTCGTAGTTTAGGGCTAAGTAGAAACCCGCCGGCACCTCCAAGCGTTTGGCTATCTCTGCCCAGGGCTTCCTGAGGCTTAATAGGAGCCCGGGCTCGGGGGCTTCCGGCCTTGTTCTAGCGTAGTAGACCGCTTCTTCCGGACTCATATCCCCCACTGTGCTTCCCTGCTGTGGGGGATCGCCGCGGAGGTAGACTATCCTCTCTACTCCGAGGGATCCTATGGTCTTGGTTATGGTCTTGATTGCAATCGTGTTCACATCTGTGACTCTAAGATGGGCTATGACCCTGAAGCCCCTGG
This window of the Candidatus Thermodiscus eudorianus genome carries:
- a CDS encoding methylenetetrahydrofolate reductase yields the protein MELIAELDPPRDKRLLLELATAISRYYDWIDIPDAPLGKPNYNSPVVAAYLRARGFRVIAHLRVTDVNTIAIKTITKTIGSLGVERIVYLRGDPPQQGSTVGDMSPEEAVYYARTRPEAPEPGLLLSLRKPWAEIAKRLEVPAGFYLALNYDWRSRSNTGLLSMTVDKAHEAGKKVYLYLVAGKGGCSEVPRLVSGLEDLMDGVIVSSPMDRECLVELGRTLREALA